From Bacillus sp. SM2101:
ATCTATATATTTCGCAGAAATTCCCAAAAATGAAGGTGTTATTCTAGTTATCATTGTAAGTAATCATTGTAAGTAATTTTCTTCGATTGATTGAAATAGATGTGAGGTAGAGTTTTAGGATTCAAGGGTTAGAGAAATTTTAATATGGAGGATCCTACAATGAAAATGAGGATATCTTTTCTGATAGTTGCAATATTTATTCTGTTGTTGGGCTGTAACAATAACGAAGAACATTCAGATGAACCAGATTTTATCGGAAAAATATTAGAAGTGGAGGACAAAAAAATATTAATGGATATTGAACAAGGTAATTTTTTTGACAAAGGATACACTGAAGAGATCATTCTTAGCTATGGACGATCAGTTGATCAAAACATTTTTGAAAAGGGTAAGGAGTTTAAAGTTTGGATAGATGGTGAAGTTTTAGAAAGTAATCCACCACAAGGAAGAATTGGGAAAATTGAAGTTAATGAATAAAACTATTTTACCATTTGACGGTAAGATAATTACTACATAAAAAAGACACAATCCAGTGTCTTTTTTATTGTTTTTTTAAAAATTAGGCTGTGTTAAATTTTAATGTTAATACTTTATATAAACTAAAGGGAAACCTTGATATATGGTTTCCCTTCTTTTGTTCACTGACCCCATTAGGAGTTAAATAGGTGAATGAACTATGGAAACTAAAGAATAACATCACGCACTATACACAACAAAAAAGTAGCTAATTGTGATCTACATTCTATTAGCTACAATAAGTTTATCTAGGTATTTAAACAATGTTTTTCCTTTGAATTTAGACTTAATAGTTACAACAAAAGTTGAATCATCAATTTCCTTACCTTCTTTTTTATATCTGATTTTTAATGAGTCAGGAGACCGTGTTAGGATATTCATATATATATCAGGGCTCTGAATACTTTGCTGTTTGTTAAATTTTAAATTCGTATCTAGAGAATTCTTCTCAACAATATAATGATCCGGATTAGAATTAAGAATAATTAACTCATTATTTGAAAAAGGTGGAAGTTTATTAGAAAAATCCACTGTAATTGTTAATGTATCTTCATATTCTTCAATAGATGTGTTGACTACTAATTCATTGAA
This genomic window contains:
- a CDS encoding DUF3221 domain-containing protein — protein: MKMRISFLIVAIFILLLGCNNNEEHSDEPDFIGKILEVEDKKILMDIEQGNFFDKGYTEEIILSYGRSVDQNIFEKGKEFKVWIDGEVLESNPPQGRIGKIEVNE